From a single Bacillus gobiensis genomic region:
- the dxr gene encoding 1-deoxy-D-xylulose-5-phosphate reductoisomerase, with the protein MKKISILGATGSIGIQTLDVLRCHPDQFQLVSMSFGSNVEQAVKIINEFKPEYVAAGSKEAYDILSSNVFSHSFSVGYGEEALAEAAVYKADFLVNALVGSVGLVPTLKAIEEKIPVALANKETLVTAGHIVKEHAKRYNVPLLPVDSEHSAIFQCLHGEQPKTIERLIITASGGSFREKKREELEGVTVKEALNHPNWSMGAKITIDSATMMNKGFEVIEAHWLFDIPYDKIEVLLHKESIIHSMVEFKDRSILAQLGSPDMRVPIQYALTYPDRLSLPSVKSLNLWEVGQLNFKKADEKRYRCLQFAFESGKIGGTMPTVLNAANEMAVEAFLNGRISFLQIEELIESSLNRHQAIARPNLQDIQEVDKETRAFVQSLLA; encoded by the coding sequence TTGAAAAAAATAAGTATTTTAGGCGCCACAGGTTCGATTGGAATTCAAACATTGGACGTATTAAGGTGCCATCCGGATCAATTTCAGCTTGTTTCGATGAGCTTTGGCAGCAATGTCGAGCAAGCAGTTAAAATCATAAACGAATTTAAACCAGAATATGTTGCAGCGGGCAGTAAAGAAGCCTATGATATATTATCTTCCAATGTATTCTCACATTCTTTTTCGGTGGGGTATGGCGAAGAAGCTCTTGCAGAAGCTGCAGTTTATAAAGCAGATTTCCTCGTCAACGCCCTTGTCGGCAGCGTAGGCTTGGTTCCTACCCTGAAGGCGATTGAAGAAAAAATCCCTGTCGCTTTGGCAAATAAAGAAACTCTTGTCACAGCGGGGCATATAGTAAAAGAACACGCTAAAAGATACAATGTCCCTCTTCTTCCTGTTGACAGTGAGCATTCTGCTATTTTTCAATGTCTGCATGGCGAGCAGCCGAAAACGATAGAGCGTTTAATTATTACGGCTTCAGGCGGAAGCTTTAGGGAAAAAAAACGGGAAGAGCTTGAAGGGGTAACTGTTAAAGAAGCATTAAACCACCCGAACTGGTCCATGGGAGCAAAAATTACGATTGACTCAGCAACAATGATGAATAAAGGATTTGAAGTCATTGAAGCTCATTGGCTGTTTGATATTCCTTATGATAAAATCGAAGTCCTATTACATAAAGAAAGCATTATCCACTCAATGGTAGAATTTAAGGATAGAAGCATTCTGGCTCAACTCGGTTCTCCCGATATGAGGGTGCCGATTCAATACGCACTGACCTATCCAGATCGGCTGTCTTTGCCTTCGGTAAAAAGCTTAAATCTATGGGAAGTAGGGCAGCTGAATTTCAAAAAGGCTGATGAGAAGAGGTACCGTTGCTTACAATTTGCTTTTGAATCAGGTAAAATAGGGGGAACAATGCCTACAGTTCTAAATGCTGCAAACGAAATGGCTGTCGAAGCGTTTCTTAATGGAAGGATTTCCTTCTTACAAATTGAAGAGCTAATTGAATCATCGTTGAATCGCCATCAGGCAATTGCCCGGCCAAATCTTCAGGACATCCAAGAAGTGGACAAAGAGACACGAGCTTTTGTTCAATCATTACTTGCATAA
- the rseP gene encoding RIP metalloprotease RseP, whose amino-acid sequence MFVNTVIAFILIFGTLVFIHELGHLLLAQRAGILCREFAIGFGPKIFSFKKNETVYTIRLLPVGGFVRMAGEDPEMHELKPGYSIGMLFNKEDKVEKIVLNQKEKFPDALMLEVEHADLEHKMTITGYEDGNEDSLKTFSVSETSYFLVDGEQIQIAPYNRQFGSKTVWQRIKAIAAGPLMNFVLAFVLLIIIGYVQGVPSDAPKLGKLADNGAAMEAGLKEGDTILTINGERMSSWKDDVVKTVQENPNKPLEFEVNRAGETMDVTVTPKPQTVEGETVGIMGVYRPTEKGFFSPYAYAANTTIENSTAIIQHLGRLVTGQVSIDALAGPVGIYDMTGQVARTGIMNLLYFAAFLSVNLGVINLLPIPALDGGRLLFLLVEAVRGKPINREKEAFVVFIGVAFLMLLMLVVTWNDIQRLFL is encoded by the coding sequence ATGTTTGTGAACACGGTTATTGCGTTTATATTAATTTTTGGGACACTCGTTTTTATCCATGAGCTTGGACACTTGCTTCTTGCTCAAAGAGCAGGAATTCTTTGCCGGGAATTTGCCATCGGTTTTGGACCGAAAATTTTTTCCTTTAAAAAGAACGAAACAGTGTATACGATCAGGCTTCTTCCTGTTGGCGGATTTGTCCGCATGGCTGGTGAAGATCCGGAAATGCATGAACTAAAGCCCGGATATTCAATCGGGATGTTATTTAACAAGGAAGACAAAGTTGAGAAAATCGTATTAAATCAAAAAGAAAAATTTCCTGATGCGCTTATGCTTGAAGTAGAGCACGCGGATTTAGAGCACAAAATGACCATTACGGGCTATGAAGACGGAAATGAAGACAGCTTGAAGACGTTTTCTGTCAGTGAAACTTCCTATTTTCTCGTAGACGGTGAGCAGATCCAGATTGCCCCGTATAACAGGCAGTTCGGATCGAAAACGGTATGGCAAAGGATTAAAGCGATAGCTGCAGGACCATTAATGAATTTTGTATTGGCCTTCGTGCTTTTAATCATTATTGGATACGTACAAGGGGTACCTTCTGACGCGCCAAAACTTGGCAAGCTTGCGGATAATGGAGCGGCGATGGAAGCTGGGCTAAAGGAAGGCGACACTATCCTTACAATTAATGGGGAAAGAATGAGCTCATGGAAAGACGATGTCGTAAAGACTGTTCAGGAAAATCCGAATAAACCGTTAGAATTTGAAGTAAACCGCGCCGGCGAAACGATGGATGTGACGGTAACTCCTAAGCCGCAAACGGTTGAAGGCGAGACTGTTGGAATTATGGGAGTTTACAGACCGACAGAAAAAGGGTTCTTCAGCCCTTATGCGTATGCTGCCAATACAACGATCGAGAATTCCACGGCGATCATTCAACACTTAGGAAGGCTTGTGACAGGACAGGTTTCAATCGATGCGCTTGCCGGACCGGTGGGAATTTATGATATGACAGGTCAAGTGGCGCGGACAGGAATCATGAATCTGCTCTATTTTGCAGCATTTTTAAGTGTGAATCTTGGTGTCATCAATCTTCTTCCGATTCCGGCATTAGATGGAGGAAGACTTTTATTCTTACTTGTTGAAGCGGTTCGGGGCAAACCGATCAATCGCGAAAAAGAAGCCTTTGTCGTCTTTATTGGCGTTGCATTTTTAATGCTGCTTATGTTGGTTGTAACATGGAACGACATACAACGGCTGTTTTTATAA